TAAAGGCGCTGATCAGGGTGTCGGGAATGATGTGCAGAATGAAGTCCGCGACGGTCTGCGCGCCGGCAGCCTCGGTGTACCGGGTGATACCGCTGGTGTCCAGGCTGGCAGGATCGATGTTCATGCCTCGGCCCGGGCCCAGCACGTTGACGATCACCAGCCCGATGACCAGGGCGAAGGTGGTCACCAGCTCAAAGTACAGCAGGGCCTTGCCGCCCACCCGGCCAACCTTTTTGGTGTCGCGCATGTGGGCGATGCCGCTGACGACCGTGGCGAAGATGATCGGCGCGATGATCATCTTGATCAGCTTGATAAAGCCATCACCCAGAGGCTTGAGGCCTTCTCCCAGCCTTGGGAAGAGAAACCCGGTCAGGATGCCGAGGGCAATGGCGATCAGCACCTGCACATACAGGCTGCGGAAAATCTTGGGCATACAGGAGGCCTCCTGGGGCCACCGCCCGGATACAACAGGGCGGGAAGAAACGGGGACAGGCCTGTCCGGCTGGCAGGGAAAATGCGGCTGAACTGGCTGAACTTGACAGGCGCCAGTGTGCCTGCCCGGCGCCCGGCCGGCAGTGGGCCCGGGAGGCATCTGGGCCCGGCACTCCGAAAAAGGCTGATCTGCACGGGCATAGCGGTTCTCCCCACCTGACGTTGATTGGTGCAGGGCGTGAACGCAATTCCCTTCCCCGGGCTCCGGACATGGCAGACTGCGAGGCACTGTGTCTCTTCGTCCGGCGTTACCCCGCCCGGTCCGGCTGAGTGTGCCCGAGCTGGCGCGTGAGGTTGCGCTGCCGTACACGCCCCGGCTGCTGCGGGTACAGACCCGGGTGTTTCTGACCACACTGGGGGCCTTCTTGCTGCTGGCCCTGCCTCTGGCCCTGCTGGCCAGTCTGGTGCTGCGCGGTGGTCTGTACCAGACCTTCGCTGACCGGGCGCTGCGCGAATCGCAGCTGATGGCCACCCTGCCCCCGGTGGTGTCGGCGCTCAGCGGAGACAAGGTCGCCCGCACGCAGCTCAATGCCCTGGTCAACCGCTACCGGGTGGTCTTGAGGGCCGACTACATCGTGATCACTGACCAGTCGGCCATCCGCCTGACCCACCCGAACCCGGACCAGATCGGCCAGCGCATGGTGGGCGGTGACTTCAAGGCCTTCCTGCGCGGCCAGAGCATGACCGAGACCGTGGCGGGGACGCTGGGGCCTTCCGTGCGGGCCAAGGTGCCGGTGCTGGCCGGGGACGGCCGGGTGCTGGGACTGGCCAGCGTGGGTTTCCTGCTGCCGCGCGTAGAGGACGTGTTCTGGAACGTGGTACGCGCCGCGCTGCCCTGGTATCTGGCCGCACTGGGCCTGGCGCTGCTGCTGGCCAATCTGCTGGCACGCCGGGTGCGGGCCACCCTGCTGGACCTGGAACCCGAGCAGGTGGCCGGCGGGCTGCTGCACTTCCGCACGGTGCTCAACACCCTGCAAGACGGCGTGCTGGTGGTACGGGCCGGGCAGATCTATGTCATGAATCCGCAGGCCCGCGCCATGCTGGGGGCGTCGCACCGCCTGCCGGTGCCACTCAGAGATCTGTTGCCTGATCTGCCGGCGCAGGAGGACCGGTCTCCCCACACCCTGGATGTGCGTGGGCAGCCGGTGCTGGTGGATGTGCACACCGCCGAGGACGGAGCGCAGGTGATCACGCTGCGCGATCTGGCCCGGGTGCAGGCGCTGGCCGACGAGCTCACCCAGTCACGCCGGTACGCCGAGTTGCTTCGCGCGCAGACGCACGAATTTACCAACCGGTTGCACACGCTGGCCGGGCTGCTGCACCTGGGGGAAACCCAGGAAGCGCTTCAGCTGATTCATGCGCAGGCCGCGCGGCACACCGCCCATGCCGACGCGGTCAGGCAGCTGGGTCACGTGCGGCTCGCCGCGCTGCTGCTGGGCAAGTTTGACCGTGCGGCTGAACTGGGCGTGACCCTGACCATCGATCCGCTCTCGAAACTGCCAGAAACCCTGGCGCCTGGCGTGCTGGACGCTCTTGAACTGGCGGCCGGCAACCTGATCGAGAACGCCTGCGAGGCCGCGAGTGGCCTCCCCGACGCCCGGGTGCAGGTGCTGATCGCCGCCGACCCGGAAGGCCTGATCCTAGAGGTGCGCGACACGGGGAACGGCGTGCCGCCCGCCTTGCTTACCTCTCTGACCCACAGGGGAGTCAGCAGCAAGGGCAGTGGGCGCGGCGTGGGGCTGGCCCTGGTGCAGGAACGGGTGGCCGCACTGGGCGGCACGCTGACGCATGACCGCCTTCCCGACCCCACTGGGCGGTTGTGGACCCGCTTTACCCTGGACCTGCCGGCCGGAGACACTCCATGACCCACGACCCCATCCGCACCCTGATTGTCGAGGACGATCCGCAGATTGCGGCGCTCCACCGCCGTCTGCTGGAACGTGCAGGAGGCTTCGAGGTGCTGGGCAGTGCCGAGACGCTACGCATCGCACGGGCCATGAGCCGCACCCTGCGCCCGGACCTGCTGCTGCTGGACGTGCACTTGCCCGATGGACGAGGCCTCGATCTGCTGCGTGAACTGCGGCTGGAAGGCGCCCAGGTAGACGCAGTGCTGGTCACGGCGGCCAGTGACGCGCCCAGCGTACAAAGTGCGCTGCTGCACGGTGCGGCCGACTATCTGGTCAAGCCCGTCACGCCTGAACGTTTTGCGCTGGCGCTGGAACGGGTGCGTGAACGTGCGGCACTGTGGACGCAGGTGGATGTGCGGCAGGGACATCTGGACGCCCTGTTTACGCCACTGGCGGATGACGCTTCAGGTCTGGACGCCGAGACCCTGCGCCGGGTCCGTGCCGTTCTGCGTGACGGCGCAGCCCACACCGCCCAGGAAATGGGTCAGGCTCTGGGCATAAGCCGCGTGACCGCCTGGCGCTACCTGGAATACCTGACCGCTCAGGGCGAGGCCGCGGCAGCGGCGGATGCCCGCAGCGTGGGCCGACCGGCCAAACGCTACCGCCGCGCCTAGGAAAGGTGTCTCCGTGTCGGGAACGCCGCACCTTCCGGTTTCAGGGGCAGTGGTACGCTGCAAGGCGGTATGGATTCTTTCGACGTTCTGGTGATTGGGGGCGGCCCAGCGGGTTACGTGGCCGCCATTCGCGCGGCGCAACTGGGCTTCAGCACAGCGTGCGTGGACGCCTTCGAACGGGACGGCAAACCCTCACTGGGCGGCACCTGCCTGAACGTGGGCTGCATTCCCAGCAAGGCGATGCTGGATTCCTCGGAAAAATTCGAGATGATCACCCACGAGGCGGCTGAGCACGGCATCGACGTGCAGGGCGCCAGTGTGGACGTCGCGCGGATGCTGTCGCGCAAGGCCAGTGTGGTGGACAAGCTCACCGGCGGCATCGCCTACCTGTTCAAGAAGAACAAGGTGAAAAGTTTCTTTGGCCTGGGCCGGCTGGTCCGCCAGGACGGTGACGGCTGGATCGTGGACGCGGCCGGCACCGAAGTGCGGGCCAGACACGTGATCGTGGCGACCGGCAGCAACCCCCGCGCCCTGCCGCTGGCCCCGTTCGGCGGCCACATCGTGGAGAACAGCGGCGCGCTGGCCTTCGAGCAGGTGCCCGGCAAGCTCGGCGTGATCGGCGCGGGCGTCATCGGTCTGGAGTTGGGCAGCGTATGGCGCCGCCTGGGCGCGCAGGTCACGGTGCTTGAAGCCCTGCCCGGCTTCCTGATGGCCGCCGACGACGCCGTGGCCAAAGAAGCCCTCAAGCAGTTTCAGAAGCAGGGTCTGGAATTCCACTTTGGCGTGAGCATCACCGAAGTGACCCAGGACGCTGCCGGCGTGACCGTGACCTATCAGGAAAACGGCAACGCGGTGACGGCGCAGTTTGACAAGCTGATCGTCTCCATAGGGCGCGTGCCGAACACGCAGGGCCTGGGTGCCGACGCGGTGGGCCTGGAACTCGACGAGCGCGGCTTCGTGAAGGTCGACAGCCACTACCGCACCAACCTGGCGGGCATCTACGCCATCGGAGACGTCATCGGCGGCGCCATGCTGGCCCACAAGGCTGAGGAAGAAGGGGTGGCCCTGGCCGAGATGATCGCCGGTCAGGCCGGGCATGTGAACTACGACGTGATTCCCTGGGTGATCTACACCAGCCCCGAGATCGCCTGGGCCGGGCTGACCGAGAAAGGCGCCAAGGAAAAAGGGCTCCAGGTCAAGACCGGACAGTTCCCCTTCAGCGCCAACGGCCGGGCCCTGGGTCACGGCGATACGCGCGGGTTTGTCAAGGTTGTGGCCGACGCCCAGACCGACAAGCTGATTGGCATCCACATGGTCGGCGGCGGCGTGTCCGAGCTGATCGGTGAAGTCGTGGCCATCATGGAATTCGGCGGCAGCAGCGAGGATCTGGCGCGCACGGTTCACGCTCACCCCACCCTCAGCGAAGTGGTCAAGGAAGCGGCGCTCGCGGCCGACAAACGCGCACTCCACATGTAATTCCCGGGTTGATCAGGGGTGGGCGGCTCAGGCTTCCCACCTTTTTTTCATGGCCCCTTGACGGAAGGCGCCTCTGGCCTGTATCTTTCTGTGCGTGCCGGAAACGGCGCCCCTTGAAAGGCAGTTCAGGAAGCGCGCAAGCGATTTCAACAGCTGAAGTGGTGTGGCCCCATCGTCTAACGGTTAGGACACTACCCTTTCAAGGTAGCGATACGGGTTCGAATCCCGTTGGGGTCACCATTAAAAGCCTTCGCCTCGGCGGAGGTTTTTCTTTTGGCTCTCTTGTGGCTTCGGGAAAGTATGGTGCCGGCTGCCCTGTCGTCGCGCCGGGCTGGCCCTATCATGGCAGGATGACCGATTCGCCCCGCATTCACCTGGGTTCGCTGCTGCGCTCCTCCGAGGACGCGCACGCCGAAGGCGAACTGACCGAGCTGACCTACGAGCAGGGCGGCGCCGAACAGACCCTGTCCTTTGCCCAGCCGGCCTACTTCGAAGTCGACATCAATCCCCTGGGTGGCCAGGAGATGTATCTGCAGGGCACGTTTGAGCCCACCCTGGTCATGGAATGCGCCCGCTGCCTGCGCGAGGTCCAGGTGCCGCTGGACCTCACGCTGGGCACCCTGATGCGCTACGAGCCCTCGGTGGAAATCCCGCATCTGGAAGAAGTCGAGACCGGCGAGGAAATACTGGTGTTCGGCGACCCCAACCTGGACCTCAGTGCTTACCTGGCCGAAACCACCCTGCTGGCCGCGCCGCTCAGCGTGCTGCACGCGCCGGACTGCAAGGGCCTGTGTCAGGTCTGCGGCCATGACCTCAATGACGGCCCCTGCGAGCACATGGCCCAGGTGCCGGTCGAGGAGATCGACGACGAACTGGGCGTTCCCGAAGGCACCGTGCATGCCAAACAAACCCCCTTCGCGGCGTTGCAGGGCCTGAAACTGCCCGAGGACTGAGCTTGACCCTGGAAGGACCTGACCCAGATGCCGGGGCTCCGGCGCTGACCCACTTCAGCGATGGCCTGCCGCGCATGGTGGATGTCAGTAACAAGGCGCCCACGGCCCGCACGGCCACCGCGGAGGCCTGGGTCCGTCTTCCCCCCGAAGCACGTGCCGCCCTGGAGGCCGGGACCAATGCCAAAGGTGATCCGCTGATTGTGGCGCGTCTGGCCGGACTGGCCGCCAGCAAGCGCACGGCAGAGCTGATCACGCTGTGTCATCCGCTTCCAGTCACCGGAGCAGAGGTTCGGGTCACTCTGGAACCTGCGGGCGTACGCGTCAAGGCCACGGTCAGGACCACCGGCCCAACCGGCGTGGAGATGGAGGCGCTAACAGCCGTGACTGTCGCCGCCCTGAACGTGTACGACATGCTTAAGGCAGCCAGCAAGGCCCTGGAAATTACCGGCATACGTCTGCTGGCCAAGACCGGAGGCAAAAGCGGGGATTACGAAGCCCCCTCCCGCGCCCCGTGGCCGTGACGTACACTCTGCAGATATCTCAGCCATCTAGACAGATGCCGGGAACCCGCGTGGGCCGTTTAACGTAGAGAGGACATATGGGCGGGAGTCGTCACAATCCAGAGCATGACGCCTCCACCCCGGGGTGGCTGGAGTGGCTGCATCTGGAAGCAGAAGGGGCATTGCCCCCCGAGGCCCAGGCTTCACTGGCGACCCTGCCTGATCAGGCAGAAGTGCAGCGGCAACGGGTCAGGCTGGCCCATGCCGCCCAGGCGCTGAGCACCCTGGAAGCTCCGGTAGCGCCCCGCAGCGTGGCCCTCCCAGCTGCGCAGGAAGTGGCATGGAGTGCCCGCCTGCAGGTTCTGCGTCCGGCGCAGCTGCCTGTGTCTGTGGCGGCACAGGTGCAGTCAGACATCCGGGTCTCGCGGCAACTCGGTGAGGCCAGTCTGCCTCCCCTCCCCGTCAGTGTGGCTGAAGAGGTCACGCGTACGGTTGACCTTGTTCGCAAGCTCAACCCTCCTGCCCTGCCACAGCCGGCGATCCCTCGCAGCGTCGCCGCCAGTGTCGCAGCAGAGGTGGCGGGGACGCGGCAGCTGGACCTTACTCCCCCTTCCCTGCCCCGTTCGGTGGCGGCCAGCGTGGTGGCACGCCTAGGGACCTCCGGGGTCCTGCAGCCGGCTCACCGGCCAGCCGGGCACTCTGCGCAGCCCCCCATGCATACCCTGCCCTCGTTGCGGCGGCATAACCCGGCGCCTTTGCTGCTGGTCGTGGCGCTGCTGCTGAGCCTGACGCTGCTGGCGGTCACGACAGCCTGGCCGAATCTGGCGGCGGGCATGCTGGTCCTGCGCACCCTGCTGGCCCAGGTCTCACCTGTGGCGGGTGTGGGGCTGGGCCTGCTGCTGCTGACCAGCCTGCTGGTGACCTGGCGCCCAACCCCAGGGCTACGGCAGGTGGGAGCCGGCGCCTTCGCACTCTCGGCGGTGCTGACCCTGCCGGCGCTGTATCAGGTGGTTGGTCAGGGGGACATCCGCTTTGGTCAGGACATCACGGTGCAGGGACTGGTGAGGGGAAACGTGATCGTGGTCGGCGGCGACGTGCACCTTCAGGAAGACGCCCGGGTTCAGGGTGAGGTGGTGACCCTGCTGGGTGACGTGCAGCGTTCGCCCGGCGCCCAGGTCAGTGGACGTGTCAACGCCCTGCTGGGTCATGCGCCGGGGGACCTGGAGGCTCTGGAGACGCAGCCGCCGGCCGGAATCAGCCTGGCCACCGCTGCGGCGTTCCGTCCGGTACTGGGCTGGCTGGGCGCCGCTGCCTGGCCCCAGGTGTTTGTCACGCTGACCGGAGGGGCTCTGCTGCTTCTCTTTGTGGCTGGCGCCGCGCCGGGTCTCGCGAGGCGCCAGCGCCATGCTCCCATGCGGACCCTGGCCCTGGGAGTCCTGGTTCTGGCTGCCCTGATGGGTCCGGCGCTGGCGCTGGCGCTGGCAGGGCTGCTGGGTCCGGCACTGCTGGGGGCAGCCCTGGCTGTTCTGGTGATTGCAATTGGCCTGAGTGTCAGCGCCTATGACGTTGGACGTGCGCTGGCCACCCGGATGCGTTTACCGGTTCCGGACGCTGTGGGCGCCCTGCTGGGCCTGAGTGCAATAGCCGCCAGCCTCAGTCAGCCGCCACTGGCATTCGGTCTCGCCCTGATCGGTGGCGCCTGGGGAGCCGGAACACTGGTCCTGGCCCGCGAGCACCTGCAGCAGCGGCCCTGATAAACAATTTCAGGTCATGGTCTTTTTGTCTGGCGCCCAGTTCAGCACTCAGAGCTGATTTTTATCCCCTGAAGCTTTACGATCCCGCATCAAATAAAGTAAGGCCGGACCACTGGTGCGGTCCGGCTTCATGTTGAGAATCCTCAGCTGAGGATGCGTTTGAGATGCAGATAGATCTCGTACCAGTCCTGCTTGTCGCGGGGACGCTTGCCACGCAGTTCGATGCGCGATAGGGTACGGACCCAGTCAGGCGTGATCTGTGGCCCCAGGGTGGGGTCGGCGATCAGGTCAGACAGTCCCTTGGGCAGAGCGCCTTCGGTAGAGGCCCCGTAGAACTCGACGCCTTCCAGCAGGTCATGGACGGTGATGTTGTACGCACCAGCCAGGGTCTGGAGGGTTTCCAGACTTGGATTGGTCCGTCCACGCTCGAGGTCGCTGAGGTAAGGAACGCTGATCTGAGCCACCTCGGCAACATCCTTGAGCCGCAGCCCCCGTTCGCTGCGCAGTTCACGGAGTCGTTCGTGCAGTTTCATGTATTCACCTCCTGGGCTGCGGCATGGCCTCGTATCCGTGCCCACTCAGGCCTTGAATCGGCCTGAACTGTGCGGTGACCGGGCGGGCCGCCTGGGGGAGCGTTTGCCTGTAGGCAGAATCGGGCACCCTTGGTTGGAGTGTAACACCGCTTTCCGGTACGGTCAATACAGAATAGAAGGGAATCCTTCTTGCCCACAACGATGCGATCTGCTATGATCGTAATCAAGAAGGCTTTTACCCCTGACGAACGACTTTTCTGCTTTACCTCGCCGTCTGCCCTCAGACGGGAAGGAGTACCTCATGCGCGCTCTGGATACCATTGCCGAAAGCATTCGTATTGGTTTTGTTCACCCCACTACTGTTATGAACACCCTGATCCAGGTGGAGAACGAGGGCGGCCTGGGTGCCGTACGCCGCATCGAGCGGCAGCTTCAGCTGGGCACCACTGCCCTGCGTCACCGTGACCATCCCAACACTGCCCTGGCCCAAACCTGGCTGAGTGCGGCCCGGGCTTATCTGATCACGCAGGCCGAACGCCGCCAGGCTGTCTGATTTCCAAAGGGGTTCTATGCTCACACCGATGCCACCGGCGCCGCGTTCCGAGCCTCCCTTCCGTCTTCCAGGCCCGCCCGTGCCGCGCCCTGAGCTGGGTCCTCGTCCCCCCGCACCACCCAGCGCGCCACGCCCTCCAGTGGTCCAACTTCCCTGAACATAACCAGACCAAGGCCCGACAATCTGCACGCCGGGCCTTGCTCTGTTTATGTTTTGGTCTTGATATCCCTTGGCATCTATAGCTACGGGAAATGCCCAGGGCAGTGGTAGCCACCACCAGTGCTGTCAGCTCAGGTTGTAGATGTCCCCGTACTTGCGGTGCAGATAGGCGACATAGGGATCAGCGCTCAGTGGGCGCCCGGTGGCCTTCAAAGTGAGTTCCTCGGGAGTCAGGCTGCGGCCGTGCTGGTGAACGTTCTCGGCCAGCCACGCCAGCAGCGGTCCATACTCGGCCTGTTGCACCCCGGCGGCCACAGTTCCGTCCTGCTGCGCGGCTTCGAGCAGTTGAACGCTGAGCAGATTTCCCAGCGTATAGGTCGGGAAGTAACCGATCAGTCCGGCGGACCAGTGCACGTCCTGCAAGACCCCTTCGGCGTCGTTACGGGGGGTCAGGCCCAGGTACTCGTTCATACGCGCATTCCAGGCCTCCGGCAGATCGGCCACCTGCAGCGAGCCTTCCAGCAGTGCCAGTTCCAGCTCAAAGCGCAACATCACATGAAAGTTGTAGGTGACCTCGTCGGCTTCCACACGGATCATGCTGGGGCTGACGCGGTTCACGGCGCGGTAAAGCGTCTCCGGGTCCAGTCCCGCCGCGACCTCGGGCGCTGCCTGGGCCAGCTGCGGAAAGTAGCGGTTCCAGAAGGGGCGGCTGCGTCCCAGCAGGTTCTCGAACATCCGCGACTGGCTCTCATGCACACCCAGGCTTGCCCCCCGGGAGACAGGGGTGCGCTCCCAGCGCCCAGCAACGCCCCGCTCATACATGGCATGCCCGGCCTCGTGCCAGGTGCCGAACAGGCACGCGGGCCAGTACGGCTCCACCCGCGTGGTGATGCGCAGATCGCTGCGGCTGAAATTGGTCTGGAAGGGGTGGGCACTCTCGTCCTGCCGTGCAAAGAGGGGCTGCAGGCCAAACGCTTCCCCCGCTACCCGCCACGCGAAGGCCTTCTGGGCCTCGGCAGGAAAGGGGCGCTCCAGCACGCTGTAATCGGCCGCGTCAGCGGAGTCGACAATACGGCGCACCAGGGGCAGGGTACGGTCACGCAGGTCAGCAAAGACGGCCCTGACCTGACTGGCCCGCATGCCGGGCTCGTAGGCATCCATCAGGGCGTCGTAGGGATGCTCTTGGTACCCCAGCAGGTCTGCCTGACGCCGCGCGAGGTCCATCATCCTGGTCAGATGCGGGGCGAAGGTCGCATAGCTGCTGTTCTTGCGAGCGTCGACCCAGGCGTGATGCGCCTCATTGCGGGCCCGGGTCTGTTCTTCGACGAAAGACGTGGGAAGCTTGGTGGCGCGCTCGTAGTCGCGCCGGGCCACACGCACGATGGCCTGATCCGTCTCGTCTCCAGCCTGGGCATCTTCGAGCAGCATGCCAGTCTGGGCATTAGTAAAGATCTCGTGGGCCAGACCGGCCAGGGTGGCCATCTGCACGCCGCGCACCTGCGCGGCCTCGGATGGCATGTGCGTCTCCTGATCCCAGGACATCAGGCCTTCTGCCGCACGCAGGTCACTGACCTGCCCGAGGCGCCTTTTCAGCTGTTCCATGCTCATGGACTCCAGGGTAGCGCTGGCCCGGGCGCCTAGGCCATTTGGCGCACTGCTCCACACGGACGCTGGTTTTGATGTGCTTGCTTCGGCCGGTCCGTCACGTGGTCCCTGAGCGCTGACCGTCTTATCGGCTATAGGCCTGCCTCTGACCAGTTGGCGTTCAGCCCAGAATTTTTGGTGCTACTGCCAGCGCTCCAGCCCTTCTGGAGCGTGCCCCAGGAGCAGAGGCCGCACCTCTCCGATCAGGTACAGACTGCCGCACACCAGTGCCAGAGGTGCTCCTAGATTCTTCAGGGCCTCCAGGGCCTGCTCGGGGGAGTCCGTCAGGGTGACCGGATGCTCAGGAAACAGCGATGCCAGAGTCGCTGGGTCAGCTGAGCGCGGACTGAGTCTGGCCCGGGTCAGGATCACCTGAGATGCCACGGGCCTGAGCGCGGCCGCCACCCCCATCAGGTCCTTATCTGCTGCTGCACCGAACACCAGCGGCAACCGTTCGACGCCCAAATCACGTAGCGCCCGGACGACCGCATATGCACCGTCCGGGTTATGGGCACCGTCCAGCAGAATCCGCCCCTCAGCAAAGGGGAGAACTTCCATCCGGCCCGGCCACTGGGTGACCTGTGCGCCACGGGAAATAGCCTCAGGAGACGCCCCAAGCCGGAAAGCGGCAGCGGCAGCGAGGGCAGCGTTCTGTGCGCCGTGTGCCCCCAGCAATGGCGTCCGGAAGGCCAGCCTCACTTCATCAGGCAGGGTAACCATGACCTGCTCTCCGTCCCATCCAAGTGAGTGGCGCTGCACCCGGCCTTCCAGACTCCAGAGGTCTGCCCCTTCACGTGCCAGGACAGGCAAGACTTCGTGTGCTGCCCCCGTAATCGCTGGACGCTCCGGTCGCAGAATCCCGGCTTTTTCCGCTGCAATCATTTCGACCGTACTACCCAGCACCTCGGTGTGATCCAGCCCGACATTGGTGATGATGCTCAGGGCTGGCTCAAGAGCGTTCGTTGCGTCCAACCGACCCCCCAGGCCCACCTCCATGACAGCGTCTTGCACCGCAGCCTCAGCAAACAGCAGGCACCCCAGGGCGGTCACAATCTCGAAAAACGAAGCCTCCACAGCCTCAGCGTGTGGACGTACCTGCCGTAGGGCGCGCGAAACTACCT
This DNA window, taken from Deinococcus malanensis, encodes the following:
- a CDS encoding response regulator, whose translation is MTHDPIRTLIVEDDPQIAALHRRLLERAGGFEVLGSAETLRIARAMSRTLRPDLLLLDVHLPDGRGLDLLRELRLEGAQVDAVLVTAASDAPSVQSALLHGAADYLVKPVTPERFALALERVRERAALWTQVDVRQGHLDALFTPLADDASGLDAETLRRVRAVLRDGAAHTAQEMGQALGISRVTAWRYLEYLTAQGEAAAAADARSVGRPAKRYRRA
- a CDS encoding helix-turn-helix domain-containing protein gives rise to the protein MKLHERLRELRSERGLRLKDVAEVAQISVPYLSDLERGRTNPSLETLQTLAGAYNITVHDLLEGVEFYGASTEGALPKGLSDLIADPTLGPQITPDWVRTLSRIELRGKRPRDKQDWYEIYLHLKRILS
- a CDS encoding bifunctional folylpolyglutamate synthase/dihydrofolate synthase; this translates as MHPGLTRVRALLACLGEPQRSFRVVLVGGTNGKGSTAASLASILGAHGRQVGLFTSPHLTRFAERFVVGGAPLPTEVVSRALRQVRPHAEAVEASFFEIVTALGCLLFAEAAVQDAVMEVGLGGRLDATNALEPALSIITNVGLDHTEVLGSTVEMIAAEKAGILRPERPAITGAAHEVLPVLAREGADLWSLEGRVQRHSLGWDGEQVMVTLPDEVRLAFRTPLLGAHGAQNAALAAAAAFRLGASPEAISRGAQVTQWPGRMEVLPFAEGRILLDGAHNPDGAYAVVRALRDLGVERLPLVFGAAADKDLMGVAAALRPVASQVILTRARLSPRSADPATLASLFPEHPVTLTDSPEQALEALKNLGAPLALVCGSLYLIGEVRPLLLGHAPEGLERWQ
- a CDS encoding DUF177 domain-containing protein — translated: MTDSPRIHLGSLLRSSEDAHAEGELTELTYEQGGAEQTLSFAQPAYFEVDINPLGGQEMYLQGTFEPTLVMECARCLREVQVPLDLTLGTLMRYEPSVEIPHLEEVETGEEILVFGDPNLDLSAYLAETTLLAAPLSVLHAPDCKGLCQVCGHDLNDGPCEHMAQVPVEEIDDELGVPEGTVHAKQTPFAALQGLKLPED
- a CDS encoding polymer-forming cytoskeletal protein, whose translation is MGGSRHNPEHDASTPGWLEWLHLEAEGALPPEAQASLATLPDQAEVQRQRVRLAHAAQALSTLEAPVAPRSVALPAAQEVAWSARLQVLRPAQLPVSVAAQVQSDIRVSRQLGEASLPPLPVSVAEEVTRTVDLVRKLNPPALPQPAIPRSVAASVAAEVAGTRQLDLTPPSLPRSVAASVVARLGTSGVLQPAHRPAGHSAQPPMHTLPSLRRHNPAPLLLVVALLLSLTLLAVTTAWPNLAAGMLVLRTLLAQVSPVAGVGLGLLLLTSLLVTWRPTPGLRQVGAGAFALSAVLTLPALYQVVGQGDIRFGQDITVQGLVRGNVIVVGGDVHLQEDARVQGEVVTLLGDVQRSPGAQVSGRVNALLGHAPGDLEALETQPPAGISLATAAAFRPVLGWLGAAAWPQVFVTLTGGALLLLFVAGAAPGLARRQRHAPMRTLALGVLVLAALMGPALALALAGLLGPALLGAALAVLVIAIGLSVSAYDVGRALATRMRLPVPDAVGALLGLSAIAASLSQPPLAFGLALIGGAWGAGTLVLAREHLQQRP
- a CDS encoding ATP-binding protein yields the protein MSLRPALPRPVRLSVPELAREVALPYTPRLLRVQTRVFLTTLGAFLLLALPLALLASLVLRGGLYQTFADRALRESQLMATLPPVVSALSGDKVARTQLNALVNRYRVVLRADYIVITDQSAIRLTHPNPDQIGQRMVGGDFKAFLRGQSMTETVAGTLGPSVRAKVPVLAGDGRVLGLASVGFLLPRVEDVFWNVVRAALPWYLAALGLALLLANLLARRVRATLLDLEPEQVAGGLLHFRTVLNTLQDGVLVVRAGQIYVMNPQARAMLGASHRLPVPLRDLLPDLPAQEDRSPHTLDVRGQPVLVDVHTAEDGAQVITLRDLARVQALADELTQSRRYAELLRAQTHEFTNRLHTLAGLLHLGETQEALQLIHAQAARHTAHADAVRQLGHVRLAALLLGKFDRAAELGVTLTIDPLSKLPETLAPGVLDALELAAGNLIENACEAASGLPDARVQVLIAADPEGLILEVRDTGNGVPPALLTSLTHRGVSSKGSGRGVGLALVQERVAALGGTLTHDRLPDPTGRLWTRFTLDLPAGDTP
- the lpdA gene encoding dihydrolipoyl dehydrogenase; its protein translation is MDSFDVLVIGGGPAGYVAAIRAAQLGFSTACVDAFERDGKPSLGGTCLNVGCIPSKAMLDSSEKFEMITHEAAEHGIDVQGASVDVARMLSRKASVVDKLTGGIAYLFKKNKVKSFFGLGRLVRQDGDGWIVDAAGTEVRARHVIVATGSNPRALPLAPFGGHIVENSGALAFEQVPGKLGVIGAGVIGLELGSVWRRLGAQVTVLEALPGFLMAADDAVAKEALKQFQKQGLEFHFGVSITEVTQDAAGVTVTYQENGNAVTAQFDKLIVSIGRVPNTQGLGADAVGLELDERGFVKVDSHYRTNLAGIYAIGDVIGGAMLAHKAEEEGVALAEMIAGQAGHVNYDVIPWVIYTSPEIAWAGLTEKGAKEKGLQVKTGQFPFSANGRALGHGDTRGFVKVVADAQTDKLIGIHMVGGGVSELIGEVVAIMEFGGSSEDLARTVHAHPTLSEVVKEAALAADKRALHM
- a CDS encoding carboxypeptidase M32, which codes for MSMEQLKRRLGQVSDLRAAEGLMSWDQETHMPSEAAQVRGVQMATLAGLAHEIFTNAQTGMLLEDAQAGDETDQAIVRVARRDYERATKLPTSFVEEQTRARNEAHHAWVDARKNSSYATFAPHLTRMMDLARRQADLLGYQEHPYDALMDAYEPGMRASQVRAVFADLRDRTLPLVRRIVDSADAADYSVLERPFPAEAQKAFAWRVAGEAFGLQPLFARQDESAHPFQTNFSRSDLRITTRVEPYWPACLFGTWHEAGHAMYERGVAGRWERTPVSRGASLGVHESQSRMFENLLGRSRPFWNRYFPQLAQAAPEVAAGLDPETLYRAVNRVSPSMIRVEADEVTYNFHVMLRFELELALLEGSLQVADLPEAWNARMNEYLGLTPRNDAEGVLQDVHWSAGLIGYFPTYTLGNLLSVQLLEAAQQDGTVAAGVQQAEYGPLLAWLAENVHQHGRSLTPEELTLKATGRPLSADPYVAYLHRKYGDIYNLS
- the moaC gene encoding cyclic pyranopterin monophosphate synthase MoaC — protein: MVDVSNKAPTARTATAEAWVRLPPEARAALEAGTNAKGDPLIVARLAGLAASKRTAELITLCHPLPVTGAEVRVTLEPAGVRVKATVRTTGPTGVEMEALTAVTVAALNVYDMLKAASKALEITGIRLLAKTGGKSGDYEAPSRAPWP